A DNA window from Patescibacteria group bacterium contains the following coding sequences:
- a CDS encoding tRNA pseudouridine(38-40) synthase TruA: CNSHNPIRELYGISLDKDPKGFIIFEIEANAFLKQMVRNIVGTMVDVGKGKIGVSEFEEILRAKDRKKAGITAPPQGLFLVKIKY, encoded by the coding sequence GATGCAATAGCCATAACCCCATAAGAGAGCTTTACGGTATATCCCTTGATAAAGACCCCAAGGGATTCATAATCTTTGAGATTGAAGCCAATGCCTTTTTAAAGCAGATGGTAAGGAATATTGTGGGAACAATGGTAGATGTGGGCAAGGGGAAGATCGGGGTAAGTGAATTTGAAGAGATACTTAGAGCTAAAGACAGAAAAAAGGCGGGTATAACAGCTCCTCCACAGGGGTTGTTCCTGGTGAAGATCAAATACTAG